One genomic segment of Aquamicrobium sp. includes these proteins:
- a CDS encoding RNA polymerase factor sigma-32 yields the protein MDDLARRGMIRQAMRAPYLTRDEELALALRWKERRDQEALNRIALAHMRLVVAMAGRFRHFGLSASDLIQEGHIGLLEAAARFDPDREVRFSTYAAWWVRASMQDFILRNWSIVRGGTSSGQKALFFNLRRLKARLAREHGDNVPRHELHTAIAEALGIRTSDVAAMDARLSAADCSLDAPVAGPDGERPALSATLVSDAPLPEEVVARTIDGERRRHWLDRALSTLNPRELKIIRERRLSEEGETLEALGRRLGISKERVRQIESRAMEKLRAALVRSDPDRMSSAA from the coding sequence ATGGACGATCTGGCCAGACGAGGCATGATCCGGCAGGCGATGAGAGCGCCCTATCTCACGCGCGACGAGGAGCTTGCGCTCGCGCTGCGCTGGAAGGAGCGGCGCGATCAGGAGGCGCTGAACCGTATCGCGCTCGCCCATATGCGGCTCGTCGTTGCCATGGCCGGCCGCTTCCGCCATTTCGGCCTGTCGGCGAGCGATCTCATCCAGGAAGGCCATATCGGCCTGCTCGAAGCCGCCGCCCGCTTCGATCCCGACCGCGAGGTGCGGTTCTCGACCTATGCGGCATGGTGGGTGCGCGCCTCGATGCAGGACTTCATCCTGCGCAACTGGTCGATCGTGCGCGGCGGCACGTCCTCAGGCCAGAAGGCGCTGTTCTTCAACCTGCGGCGGCTCAAGGCGCGGCTCGCCCGCGAGCATGGCGACAATGTCCCCCGCCACGAGCTTCATACCGCCATCGCCGAGGCGCTCGGCATCCGCACCAGCGACGTCGCGGCGATGGACGCGCGGCTCTCCGCCGCCGACTGCTCGCTCGACGCGCCGGTCGCCGGCCCCGACGGCGAAAGGCCGGCCCTTTCCGCCACCCTCGTCAGCGACGCGCCGCTGCCCGAGGAGGTCGTCGCCCGCACCATCGACGGCGAGCGCCGCCGGCACTGGCTCGACCGGGCGCTCTCGACCCTGAACCCGCGCGAATTGAAGATCATCCGCGAGCGGCGGCTTTCCGAGGAGGGCGAGACCCTCGAGGCGCTCGGCCGCCGGCTCGGCATCTCCAAGGAGCGGGTGCGCCAGATCGAAAGCCGGGCGATGGAGAAGCTGCGCGCCGCACTGGTGCGCAGCGACCCCGACAGGATGAGCAGCGCCGCCTGA
- a CDS encoding GFA family protein, whose protein sequence is MDFDIDEIGGACHCRAVRFRVRLSDGLHTARRCTCSYCRMRGAVAVSAPLDGFTLIEGADALTLYRFNTGTALHYFCSRCGIYTHHRRRSNPNEYGINAACLDGVSPFDFAEIVVTDGVVHPSDDPAGGGSRIAGILRFERRDGADRE, encoded by the coding sequence ATGGATTTCGACATCGACGAGATCGGCGGCGCCTGCCATTGCCGGGCGGTGCGGTTTCGCGTCCGGCTGAGCGACGGCCTGCACACGGCAAGGCGCTGCACCTGCTCCTATTGCCGGATGCGCGGCGCGGTCGCGGTGTCCGCCCCGCTCGACGGTTTCACCCTCATCGAAGGCGCGGACGCCCTGACGCTCTACCGCTTCAACACCGGCACGGCGCTACATTATTTCTGCTCGCGCTGCGGCATCTACACCCACCACCGCCGCCGCTCGAACCCCAACGAATACGGCATCAACGCCGCCTGCCTCGACGGCGTCAGCCCGTTCGATTTCGCCGAGATCGTGGTCACCGACGGCGTCGTCCACCCGAGCGACGATCCGGCCGGCGGCGGCTCGCGCATCGCCGGCATCCTGCGCTTCGAACGGCGGGACGGGGCAGACAGGGAGTAG